The Gemmatimonadales bacterium DNA window GGGTTCCACGGGAGATCGTAGTTCACGACCGCGGAGGCGTCCTGGAGGTTCATTCCCTCGCTCGCGACGTCGGTCGCGACGAGCACGCGGGCCTCGAGCAGCGGCCTGGCGCGCGCGCGCCGGGAAACAGGCGCGAAGGCATCCAATGCCTCGCGTCTGGTGAGCCGGTCCCGCCCCGCCCAGGCCGCGCTCCCCGTCACCGCCAGGACGCGGAAGCGTCGCCGCAGCCGGGCGGCCACGTACAACGCCGTGTCGCGGTACTCCGTGAACACGATGGCGCGCCGCTCCGCCAACTCGCTTGCGAGCAGCCGCTCGAGCGCGTCGAGCTTGGGGTCGCTCCCGTTGGCGGCGGCGTCCGTGATCTCGAGCGCGCGTTCCAGTGCGGCGCGGTGTTCCGCGAGGTCGGCCGCCGAAACGGCCTGCGGCTCGCCGAGCAGGTATGGGAGGAGGGAGAGCTGGGTGTCGTCTGCGTCGTGGCGGGGAAACATCGCGCGAAAGCTGCGGCGCGAGATGCGGCTGCCCGCGGCCGCCGCGGCCGACCATTCCGCGACGAAGTCGCGGTGGCGGCGCAGGCTGCGCTGCAGGGCGGCGCGGCTCGACTCGAGTCGGCGAACCAGGGCGAGGTGAAGCAGCGCGGCACCGCGATCGAGGTCGGGTGCCGTTTGCGCCACGCGGGCGAGCGCGGCCAACAGGGGCTCGAGCATGCCGCCGTAAGCGGTCGCCAGGTCGTACTCGGCGGCCGGCGCGAGGCGGCGCGAGGGAAAGGCGGCGCGGAGCGCGGGGAAGCGTGCTTGAACCAGGCGGCGCGAGCGGCAGACGGACATGGCGGCCAGCGCGAGCGCGGCTCGGTTGTCCCGGGCGACGAGCGCGGCGGGAAGATCGGCGACCCCGAACTCGCGGAACCGGTCGCGCCCCGAGAACAGCTGTACCAGCGCCGCGAGGTCGGCCGGGGAGTTGTTGAACGGTGTCGCGGTCAGCAACGCCAGCCGCCGGCCCGCGGCCAGGTCGGCGAGGCCCGCGTACCGGCGGGTCGCCGGATTGCGAAAGGCGTGGGCTTCGTCCACGAGCAGCAGGGTGACGTGCTCGCCGAGTGCGGGCACCTTCCGCGCGAGGCGGGTGTGAGTGAGAACCGGGATCCGGATCCCGGTGTCGTCCATCGCCTGCAGCCATTCCGGCCGCAGTGCAGCAGGCACTACCGCCACGGCGTCCCTGCCGTGCGTCCGCTCGAGCGCCGCGAGCGCGAGCGCGACGAACGTCTTGCCCAGGCCGACTCCATCGGCCAGGAGGACGCCGCCGAAGCGGCCCAGAATCGCCTCGCAGCGGCGCACGGCGTCGGCCTGGTGCGGCAGGAGCCAGCCCGGCAACGCGCCAGCCGGCAGCGGCGTGTCCACCGGCTCCAGCAGGCCCGCGAGCACGACCCGCGCGGCCTCGCCGGGGGGCACGGTGGCGGCGAGGGTCAGCGCCGGGAAGAGGGGATCAGCAATGCCTGCCAGCGTCTCGGCGCAGAGTGTCGCCCAGGTACTTGAGCTGCGCCGAGACGTCGGAGGCAAGGCCGAGCGCGAGAGTGGCAGGTGCGTCGAGGTCATTGGCCTCCCAACTCCCGCCGCCCATCGCCGTCGCCCCGATGTCCGCCAGGATCCGGACGGCCCGGCCTTGCGGATCGGACGGCAGTGGAAGGGCGCCGACCGTGGTGGCGCTGAACCGGTACGCCCCGCCGCTGGCGCGTTCGGCCATGGCGGCGGCGAGGTCGCGAATGGGTCCGCTGTTGAGGTACGCCGCGAGCCAGCAAGCGGTGTAGGCGTCGGCGACGGCGACGCCGTAGCAGGTATTGAGTGGGACCGGGGAGTCGGGCGCGCCGCGACACAGTGGCGCGGCCTCCAGGCGCGGCGCGATGTCGCGCCAGATCACCAGCCAGGGACCGCGCAACAGGTCGGTCCTGAACAGCGCCCACGGTGGGGCGTCGCGCGCATCGGACCGGCGCGCCAGGCGGGGGGCGAAGGGCGCCAGGAACGCGACCACCTCGTCGGGCGGGCGCTCGAGCGGCGCGCCCCGGGCGTCGATGGCGGCGAGCACCCAGTGGCTCGGGTGGGCCGCGAACGGCGAGACGTCGCGGCCCAGCACCGCCAGCCGGCGGCAGGAGCGCGGGAGCTCGTCCGCGCGGGGCAGGGATCGCAGGAAGACCTCGTTGGCGCCGGTCTTCACGCCGAGCAGCGGTCTGAAGCAGGCGCCGAGCCTGGGACCGGCGCCGAGCGCCTGGCGGACGGCGCGCGTGACGTCGGCCGGGAGCGCCAGCCACGGAGAACCGGGGGCGTCTTCGTCCAGGCCGAGGTCACGCTGCGTCGTGACGCCGCACACGACCTTGCCGGAGGCGCTCGCGAGGCTCACCTGCGCGGGCGCGTCGGTCGTGGCGGAGCCCTTCCGGAGCACCATCACCATCGGAAAGACGGTGGCGGCGAAGCCCGTGTCGGCGTCGTGCGACAGGTCGGCCACCGCCGCAACCTGCGCCGTGCGGCGGATCAGGGCCCGCA harbors:
- a CDS encoding DEAD/DEAH box helicase, with product MPPGEAARVVLAGLLEPVDTPLPAGALPGWLLPHQADAVRRCEAILGRFGGVLLADGVGLGKTFVALALAALERTHGRDAVAVVPAALRPEWLQAMDDTGIRIPVLTHTRLARKVPALGEHVTLLLVDEAHAFRNPATRRYAGLADLAAGRRLALLTATPFNNSPADLAALVQLFSGRDRFREFGVADLPAALVARDNRAALALAAMSVCRSRRLVQARFPALRAAFPSRRLAPAAEYDLATAYGGMLEPLLAALARVAQTAPDLDRGAALLHLALVRRLESSRAALQRSLRRHRDFVAEWSAAAAAGSRISRRSFRAMFPRHDADDTQLSLLPYLLGEPQAVSAADLAEHRAALERALEITDAAANGSDPKLDALERLLASELAERRAIVFTEYRDTALYVAARLRRRFRVLAVTGSAAWAGRDRLTRREALDAFAPVSRRARARPLLEARVLVATDVASEGMNLQDASAVVNYDLPWNPVRVMQRIGRVDRLGALHPDVVLAHLLPAGGLRQLTGVLRALRAKLDAGPSLLGVEPDPLAALWWVGGRPPVVSDLEAESWRLIEPFEAADRWRATLGPAPPPRPARPLIAAGLAADQASPAVGLLLALEWPNGSRIPLPFVVASSGAIIADAIALGRLATSALESETLPATPVDFACVLGSVLSQARGQLLMLSAARHGVDAPGANRRRALEALLHAAHRTEETRDATATAAVALAISALRYELPVGLERRLGRLLQGHRDDHLAASVAQAIVPALPPAAPALDGTPRLVLVAAIALATRCPTG